The region GCATATCCAATTAGGAGTGTCAAGGGTCATTTTTGAAAAACCAAAGCTTCTATCTCAAGCCCGGCAACACTTATCCCATCAGTCCACTAAGCAAATCCGAGCGAAACTGCGCTTCCCCACCTTGAGCAAAGCACCATCTTGAACCTCCCAATCCAAGTCCGGATTTGTAATTGGCTCATCATCTATTCGGACTGCATTCTGGGACACAAGTCTTCTTGCTTCACTGTTTGTCCCTGCAAAACCAGCTTCAGTAATCAGCTTGATAATCCAGATCCGGTTATCTTCCAATTGGGCCCGGGAGAAACTGATCTCCATTACATCATCGGGTACATCCTTATCAACAAACACCAAATCAAAGTGTTGTTCCGCCGAAACAGCCGCATCTTCCCCGTCGAAACGAGCAACTATATCCCTGGCGAGTCGTCTTTTCAGCTTAGCTGGATGCAAGGTACCTGCTTGGACTTCCTGCTGCATTCTGTCCAGCTCATCCAAGGGAACATCGGTGAGTAATTCGAAGTACATTGGCATTAACTCATCGGGAATCGACATAATCTTACCGAACTTCTCTTCAGGAGGATCATCCAAGGCAATATAGTTTCCAAGGGACTTACTCATCTTTTCCTTGCCATCGGTACCCAACAAAATAGGGACACACAAACCCACCTGGGGTTCTTGACCGAGATCCTTTTGGAGCTCCCTGCCCACGAGAATATTGAACTTTTGGTCTGTTCCACCAAGCTCGATATCCGCCTGAATCATCGCCGAGTCATAACCTTGCATCAGGGGATAAGCTAGCTCATGGAGACTTATGGGCAGCTGATTCTGAAACCTATGGGCAAAATCCTCTCGCTCTAGCATTCGGGCTAGAGTCATGTTGGAAAGAAGATTAATCACATCAGAGAAACCCATCTTACTAAACCAAGTACCATTGTAGACCACCTGGGTACGTTCCCGATCGATGATCTTGAATACTTGCTCCGTATAGGTTTTGCAGTTGGCCATTACCTGCTCGTGGGTAAGCTGTGGCCTGGCCTTATTGCGTCCCGATGGATCTCCCACCGTAGCTGTGTAGTCCCCTATAATTAGAATAGCCTGATGACCTAGATCCTGAAACTGTTTCAGTTTGAGAAGGGGCACAATATGGCCCAGATGCAAATCCGTTCCCGTAGGATCCACGCCAAGCTTCACCTTTAGCGGCCTTCCTTCCTTGCGGGACTTCTCCAGTTTTTTAGCAAGTTCTCCTTCAGGAAAGGTGTCCACAACGCCTCTTTGCACTTGCGTCAAAACATCCTGACAATCCACTTTCATCACCTCAACATGAAATAAAAAAAGCCTTACCCATAGTCCCCAAAGGGACGGGAAGGCTCCCGCGGTACCACCCTACTTGATCGCAAACAGGATCCGCTCATTGAACTTTCATTAACGCCGAAAGCGCGGACTAGGCTACTTTATTCACCCAGACAGCTCGAAGGTGTACGTCCACAGGTTCAGATTGGCTTGCACCAACCGCCAACTCTCTGCTACTGAATCACTGTTTCTCATCCTTGTCATTGCCTTTAGTGTTTTCGTTTGTGACATTATAGCATAACCACCCTGCAATAACAACACAACGCGATCACTAATCGCTCACTTATGATCCTGCCGAGGTGTTGAACCAACTAGCAACAAGACCTTCCGGAGGAGATAAGTCGTCACAATCAAGTCCAGGCACAAAATTGTTCCGCGCACACCTAGTTTGCATCAACCCAGACAACTACAGCTCCATGACAACTTATCTGTCAACATGTCTGCAATCGAATAGTCCAGAATAAGAATCGATTGATAATGTTGTACCAACCCATTAATATAGTTGGCCGAGAAGACAGTGCATGGCATAATACTTCAGAGAGACGGACAATATTTTCCATTAGGCAGGACATGATCAGGGGGTATGTCGAAGCTAATCCGTAGATCCGATGAAGGTAGTATATCGGGTACCTGTTGGCCCGATGAGAATTGCAGTGCGCGTGAATCGATGACGCATACCAACAACCACAAAGAAGTGCATGTGGCTTAGTACTATGCTATAATTACTTTTGTAATACAGTCGGTCTTCGGAAAGAGTTCCTACTTAAGTAGTAGGGGGGATGCATATATGGCACGCAGTTCGCGTCTGCGTCGCTTTTGGGCTCTAATCCTGGTTATATTACTGTGCACTGTAGCTGGCACGGGTGTTGGGTTGTTTGTCGGTTTTCTTGAAAATGCTCCTTCGTTAGATGAGGTCAACTTCAACCCCGAATTCACTACATACATCTACGACATCAATGGCAAGACCATTGGGCATTTGTACCGACAGAATCGTGTCTTTGTACCGATTGAACAGATTCCAACACACGTGCAAAATGCTTTTGTTGCTATTGAGGATCACAATTTCTACCAGCACAACGGTATTGATTTTGTTGCCGTTGGCCGATCAATCCTGGTGAATATACGGGAGAAGCGGTTCGCACAGGGCTTCAGTAGTATTACGCAGCAGTTGGCCAGAAACGCCTTCTTACACAATAAAAAACAGGTATCTCGAAAACTTCAGGAGATCCTGTGGGCTATTCAGATTGAACGTAAGTATAGTAAACCGGAGATTCTGGAAGCGTACTTGAACATTATTCTTTTCGGCGATGCAGCATGGGGAATCGAAGCTGCGTCTCAAAGCTATTTTGGCAAAAGTGTAGAGGACCTGACCCTAGCCGAAGGTGCTTTGCTAGCCGCGATTGTCAATCGACCTAACTCCCTTAACCCTCGCATCAACATGGAAGGGGCAGTAAGCCGACGTAACTTGGTCCTTTCCCAGATGCATCGTTTTGGGTACATTACTGCTCAGCAAGCAGAAGAAGCAATCAAAGAACCGGTTATTCTTGTAGAGAAAGAGGACAAGTCTCCTCTTAAGACCGAGTACTTCATTAATTACGTTCGTGACCAACTGATCAGTATTTATGGTGTAGATTTAGTCTACGCTGGGGGCCTTCGGGTCTATACCACGTTGGATTTAGAAATGCAGACCATTGCCGAGGAAGTAATACTAAACAGCCTTCCCGAAGGAAAGGAAGACGAAAATGGACTAATGCAACCCCAGGGAGCTTTGGTGGCCATCGACCCAAGAACCGGTTATATCAAGGCTATGGTTGGCGGTCGAGGTACCGATAAACTCAATCGGGCAGTCCAATCACCAAGGCAGCCAGGATCCGCGATGAAGCCCTTCGTATACATTGCTGCCTTGGAAATGGGTTATACACCAGCAACTGTATATGACGACCGTCCTATGCAGTTTACACTACCCACCGGCGAAATCTATGAGCCGCGAAACTATAACAACGAGTACTTCGGTCCGATCACCTTAAGGAAAGCCATAGAGGAATCGGTTAACTCCGTAGCCGTACAGGTTTTGGATGAGATTGGTCCAACAGCTGCCTATGAAGTGGCTAAGAGAATGGGGATTACCACCCTTGTGGACAAGCAAGGTGAGCTCACAGATAAGACCCTCGCCTTTGCCCTAGGTGGTCTTACTTACGGTACTACCACCATGGAAATGGCTAGTGCCTACGGGATTTTGGCTAATCAAGGCGTGTGGGTGGAACCCATATCCATCGTAAAAGTTGTCGGCCCGAACGGTACCGATGAGTTTACGCCCAAACGTAAACCGGTTTTGAGCGAACAAGTAAGCTATCTAATGACCGACATGCTCAGGGGCGTCATCTCCCGTGGGACAGGTAGACGTGGGAACATCGGTAGGCCTGCCGCTGGCAAAACCGGTACCACTGTCAATAACCGAGATGCCTGGTTTATCGGCTACACGCCGGAACTTTCAGTGGCAGTGTGGCTAGGCGAAGACATCCCGAAAAAGATGACTTACAATGGGGTAAACTATGGCAGCTGGAAGACCACCGAAATCTGGGGGGAGTTTATGTCACTAGTTACGAAGAACACTCCCGTTACAGATTTTCGAAAGCCACCAGGAGTAGTCGAAAAGACCATCGATATCAAGACTGGGCTCCTAGCCCACTCTGGCATTCCTAGCACAGAGACAAGTGTTGAGAAGTTCATTGCGGGTACTGAACCAACTAGCTACTCACCCAGATATACCTGGCCTGCACAACCGGAAACGCCGGAGGAACCAACGGTAGAACCAAGCGAAGAAGAAGCACCGAAGAAACGTTCTCCTTGGGAAGAGTTCTTCAATGAACTGTTCAGGCGCGGCAATTAAAAAGATGAAAAAGCCTTTTGCTAGGATCAGTACCTAGCAAAAGGCTCTGCAAATCTCTTCTGCGTTGACATCCAAGGCTTCCCGCGCTTATGGCCAAGATCTAACAGGAAGACCCTCTCGAATACCCGACATCCAACAGGCTAATCTGTAACATCCCGCGGTGTATACTACTGCAGATGAACTACCGTCACACCAAAGCCTCCTTCGGCTGGTGGTGCAATATGATAATCCTTGACCCCGGCATGGGTCCGCAGATAGTCTCCAATGGCCTTGCGTAGGATCCCCGCCCCTTTACCATGGACTATCCGTACTGGTGAAAGCCCCGCTAACATCACATCGTCGAGGTACTTATCCAAAGCATAAATAGCCTCATCGACGGTCATCCCCCGGAGATGGACTTCCTGGGATATGGTGCTACTTTTGCTCCGTACTAATTTACCCATCCCTGACTTTGTACGGGTTAAACCGCTCGTCTCTTCACTGTTTTCCTGGGCTGGTGCCAGATCATTACTGTCTACAACCACCTTCATGATACCCACCTGCACCTGCACTTGCCCCTGTTTAGGAGCCTCCAGGAGGGTACCCTGTTGCTGTAGACTTCTGATAAAAACAGAATCCCCACACCGCAGATTCTCTTGCCAGAGGGGATCGTGGGGCACTTTTTTCTTCTGTTGCCCTTCGCGCTCCTCAAGCTCCTTCTCTTTTTCCTCCAGTTGCATTCGAACTTGCAGGGCAACATCCTCTAGTTCCTCTTTATCCTTTACTTTGCGCATCCTACCAAGGAGATCCTCAAATTCCTGACGGGTTTGACGGATCATTTGTTTTGCTTCCCGCTCGGCATTACGAATAAT is a window of Limnochordia bacterium DNA encoding:
- the tyrS gene encoding tyrosine--tRNA ligase, yielding MQRGVVDTFPEGELAKKLEKSRKEGRPLKVKLGVDPTGTDLHLGHIVPLLKLKQFQDLGHQAILIIGDYTATVGDPSGRNKARPQLTHEQVMANCKTYTEQVFKIIDRERTQVVYNGTWFSKMGFSDVINLLSNMTLARMLEREDFAHRFQNQLPISLHELAYPLMQGYDSAMIQADIELGGTDQKFNILVGRELQKDLGQEPQVGLCVPILLGTDGKEKMSKSLGNYIALDDPPEEKFGKIMSIPDELMPMYFELLTDVPLDELDRMQQEVQAGTLHPAKLKRRLARDIVARFDGEDAAVSAEQHFDLVFVDKDVPDDVMEISFSRAQLEDNRIWIIKLITEAGFAGTNSEARRLVSQNAVRIDDEPITNPDLDWEVQDGALLKVGKRSFARICLVD
- a CDS encoding PBP1A family penicillin-binding protein, with protein sequence MARSSRLRRFWALILVILLCTVAGTGVGLFVGFLENAPSLDEVNFNPEFTTYIYDINGKTIGHLYRQNRVFVPIEQIPTHVQNAFVAIEDHNFYQHNGIDFVAVGRSILVNIREKRFAQGFSSITQQLARNAFLHNKKQVSRKLQEILWAIQIERKYSKPEILEAYLNIILFGDAAWGIEAASQSYFGKSVEDLTLAEGALLAAIVNRPNSLNPRINMEGAVSRRNLVLSQMHRFGYITAQQAEEAIKEPVILVEKEDKSPLKTEYFINYVRDQLISIYGVDLVYAGGLRVYTTLDLEMQTIAEEVILNSLPEGKEDENGLMQPQGALVAIDPRTGYIKAMVGGRGTDKLNRAVQSPRQPGSAMKPFVYIAALEMGYTPATVYDDRPMQFTLPTGEIYEPRNYNNEYFGPITLRKAIEESVNSVAVQVLDEIGPTAAYEVAKRMGITTLVDKQGELTDKTLAFALGGLTYGTTTMEMASAYGILANQGVWVEPISIVKVVGPNGTDEFTPKRKPVLSEQVSYLMTDMLRGVISRGTGRRGNIGRPAAGKTGTTVNNRDAWFIGYTPELSVAVWLGEDIPKKMTYNGVNYGSWKTTEIWGEFMSLVTKNTPVTDFRKPPGVVEKTIDIKTGLLAHSGIPSTETSVEKFIAGTEPTSYSPRYTWPAQPETPEEPTVEPSEEEAPKKRSPWEEFFNELFRRGN